The genomic window TCACCTCGATGAGGTCGTGCCAAAGTTCGGCATTCATGACGGGCTTCTTGCTGGCATTGACCCAGCCGCGCTTCTTCCAGCCGTGCACCCACTTGGTGATGCCGTCGATCAGGTACTTGCTGTCAGTATAGATATCGACCTTGCAGGGCTCGATCAGGGCGGACAGGCCGCGGATCGCTGCGGTCATTTCCATCCGGTTGTTGGTGGTGTGAGGCTCGCCCCCCGACATTTCCTTTTCGTGGCGTCCCATACGCAGCAGCGCGGCCCAGCCTCCCGGGCCCGGGTTGCCCTTGCACGAACCGTCGGTGAAGAGTTCTACGTGTTTCATCGCCGCGCGCCCTAGCTGCCTGATGCGCTCAGGCGAAGACCCGCGCGCCGTTTTCGACGTAGAAATCCCACCGCCGCACGAAATCCATCGGATCCTTGCGCGTCACCAGCGCGTCGGCCGGGGTGTCGAGCCAGTCTTCGGCCCGGCTGGCAACGAAACGCAGGCAGGCCCCTTGCGCCAGCAGCGGCAGGGCCGCCCGTTCGGCATCGCCCAGCGGCCGGACATCGCAATAGCCTTCTACCAAGGCCTGTCCGATCGCCGGGTCGAACCGCTCGCCGCGCTTGTCGAAGCACCATGCAGCGTGAGTGACGGCAAGGTCGTAGGCCATCGACCCGTTGCAGGCGAAATAGAAGTCGATCATCCCCGTCACCTGCTCCCCCAGCATCAGGACATTGTCCGGGAAAAGATCGGAATGGATGACCGATCGCGGCAAGTCATCCGGCCATGCAGCCACTACCTCGCGGCCCTTTTCGAGAGCGCGCGGAAGGTCGGCATCGATGGAGGCGAGCGCGCTGCTGCACCGCTCCAGAATTGCCAGAGTATTGCGGGGTGCGAGGCCGTCGGTCCGGTCGAGCGGGAATTCGCGCGCGGCGAGATGCACTTCGGCAAGGGCGGCGCCGACCGCGCGGGCCTGCGCCGGCGTCGGAGCATTGGGCGAAACGCCCGGCAGGAATTCGATCAGCGCAACAGCCTTGCCGTCGATCAGCCGGTAGATGCCGCCGCTGCGATCATGGATCGTTGCCGGCACCGGGCAATCGCGTTCGGCAAGGTGGTCGAGCAGGCCGAGGAAGAAGGGCAGGTCGCCCGTGTCGATCCGCCGCTCGTACATGGTCAGGATGAACCGGCCCTGCGTCGTCTCGACCAGCCAGTTCGAATTGGAGACGCCTTCCGCGATGCCCTTGGCGGACACCAGCTGGCCGACATCGTATTCGGCGATCAGCCGGGCAAGCTCTTCCGCACCGAGATGGGTGTAGACCGCCAAGCTATTCGGTCAGCTGCCGGGGCAGCTTGAACACCATGTTTTCCTCGGCGGTGGTGATGATCTCTTCGCTCACCTGCCGCCAGTCGGACAGGCGGTCGACCACTTCGCGCACGAGCTTTTCCGGTGCGGAGGCGCCTGCCGTCAGGCCCAGTGTGGCGACGCCTTCGAGCCATTCGGGCTGAATATCCTCGGCCCGCTGGATGAGGCGGGAATCGGTGCCCATGCGCTCGGCAACCTCTACGAGGCGCAGCGAGTTCGACGAATTCGGCGCGCCGATTACGAGGACGAGATCGCAGCCGCCCGCGATTTCCTTCACTGCCGCCTGCCGGTTGCTGGTGGCGTAACAGATGTCTTCCGCCTTGGGCGCGACGATCTGCGGATAGCGGTCCTGAAGCGCCTCGATGATTTCGCGCGTGTCGTCGACCGACAGCGTGGTCTGGCTGAGGAAGGAGAGGTCGTCATTCTGCGTGAAGGGCAGGTCGGCGACATCCTCGACCGTTTCGACCAAGGTGATCTGGCCTTCGGGGACCTGCCCCATGGTGCCGATCACCTCGGGGTGGCCGGCATGGCCGATAAAGAGGATGTGCTGCCCCTTTTCGATCTGGCGTTCGGCCTGGCGGTGCACCTTGCTCACCAGCGGGCAGGTGGCATCGACATAAAGGAGCTTGCGCCGCTCGGCCTCGGCCGGGACCGATTTCGGCACGCCATGCGCGGAAAAGACGACCGGTGCATCGTCGGGCACCTCGTCCAGTTCCTCGACGAAAATCGCGCCCTTGGCCTTCAGGGAATCGACCACATAGCGGTTGTGGACGATTTCGTGCCGCACATAGACTGGCGCACCATACTTTTGGAGCGCACGTTCCACGATCTCGATCGCACGGTCGACGCCGGCGCAGAAACCGCGGGGCGCTGCAATCAGCAGCTTCAGGGGCAGCCGGGGGTCGTTGCCCGCAGCGGTGGATGGAAAGGGGGCGTTCATGCGCGCCCCTCTAGCGCTTTGCATCGCGCCAAGCTAGGGCACGCACGCCCCGGTCGGGTCTTTGAATACGAACTTACGAGGAATGCCGCAGACATGACCAATCGCTTTCGCCTCCTGACCGCACTTGGAATGGGTCTCGCACTGGCGGGATGCAAGAGCGATGGTGAACTGGTCGTGTCCGGAAACGCGGTCGGCATTACCGCAGTGCGCACGGCCTGCCCCGCCGTCGGTATCCCCGATTACACCGGCGATATCACCGTGTTCCGCAACACGGGCACCAAGACGCAGGCCGATCTCGACGTGACGGCCGCGATCACCAACCTGACATCGACCTGCTCGGAAGACGTGGAGCGCGTCTATTCCGAAGCGAGCTTCGATGTGGTCGCCCGCCGCAGCGATGTGCGCGGCGCACGCACGGTCGAACTGCCCTATTTCTCCACCGTCCTGCGTGGTGGCAGCGCGGTCGTCACCAAGCGTGTCGGCACCGTGACGCTCAACTTTGCCGATGGCCAGGAGCGCGCCAGCGCGTCGGCCAAGGCGGGTGCTTTCGTGAACCGTGCCGATGCGACGCTTCCCGCCGACGTGCGCGAACGCATCACACGCAAGCGCGAGCCGGGCGATCCCGATGCCGCGCTCGATCCGCTGGCCGATCCCGAAGTGCGTGCCGCCGTCCAGCGCGCGACCTTCGAACTGCTCGTCGGCTTCCAGCTGACCGAAGACCAGCTGCGCTACAACGTCACCCGTTGACCGGGCGGGCGCAAGCGCCCCTCGCATCTTGCCATTTCGCCCGATTCGTCTAGGCGCGCGGGCATGGCTGACATGCAGACACTCCACGCCTCTTTCGCGGCGAAAATCGACGCTGTTCTCAATGCTCTCGAGATGGAAGGACAGCTTCCGTCCGGGACCGACCGATCGAACGTAACGGTGGAACCGCCGCGCGATCCCTCGCATGGCGACCTTGCGACCAATGCCGCCATGGTGCTGGCCAAGCAGGCCAAGACCAATCCGCGCGCGCTTGCCGAACTGATCGTCGATCACCTCACGCGCGAACCCGATATCGTCGAGGCCAGCATTGCCGGACCGGGCTTCATCAACCTGCGCCTTGCCGACACGGCGTGGCTGCGCGAACTCTCGGCGATTGCCGCCATGGGCGCAGACTATGGCCGGTCCGCGATGGGCGGCGGCCAGAAGGTCAATGTCGAATACGTGTCGGCCAACCCGACCGGCCCGATGCACATGGGCCATTGCCGCGGCGCGGTGGTGGGCGACGCGCTAGCGGGCCTGCTCGAATTTTCCGGTCACGAGGTGATCCGCGAATATTACGTCAATGATGCAGGCGGACAGGTAGACGTGCTCGCCCGCTCGGCACACCTTCGCTACCGCGAGGCGCTTGGCGAAGACATCGGCGAAATCCCCGAAGGCCTCTACCCGGGCGAATATCTGAAGCCGGTCGGCAAGACCCTGGCTGCCGAATTCGGCGGCAAATACGCCGCCGCTCCGGAAGGGGAATGGCTGGTGCTGTTCCGCCAGAAGGCAGTCGCGGCGATGATGGACATGATCCGCGCCGATCTCGCGCTGCTGGGCATCAATCACGATACCTTCGCCTCCGAGGCCGAATTGCAGGCCGCCGGAAAGCCCGAAGATGCCGAAAAGTGGCTGCGCGAACACGGCTTCGTCTATGACGGCGTGCTCGAAGCGCCCAAGGGCAAGGCCCCGCCCGAAGATTGGGAGCCGGTCGAACTGCCGCTGTTCCGCTCGACCCGGTTCGGTGACGACCAGGACCGCCCGATCAAGAAATCGAACGGGGCCTGGACCTATTTCGGGGCCGACCTCGCCTATCACCTGCAGAAGGCGGAAAAGGCCGACGCGCTGATCGATATCTGGGGCGCTGACCATGCCGGTACGGTCAAGCGGATCAAGGCGGCCGTCGCCGCGCTTTCCGAAGGGCAGGGCCAGCCGATCCCCTTCGACGTGAAGCTGGTGCAGATGGTCAACCTGATGCGGGACGGCGAACCGGTAAAGATGTCCAAGCGTTCGGGCACCTTCGTGACGCTGGCCGACGTCGTCGAGGAAGTGGGCAAGGACGTGGTGCGTTTCACCATGCTGACCCGCAAGCCCGAAGCGCAGATGGAATTCGACTTCGCCAAGGTGGTCGAGGCCAGCAAGGACAACCCGGTCTTCTACCTCCAGTACGCCCATGCGCGTATCCGCTCGACCCTGCGCAAGGCCGGTGTCGAGCCGAGCGACGCGCATCTGGGTCGCCTCGGTGCGGACGAACTGGCGCTGGTGCGCGAAGCCGCGCAATTCCCGCGTATCGTCGAGGCCGCCGCGCGCGCCCGCGAACCTCACCGCATCGCATTTTTCCTCGGCGATCTCGCCGCCGCCTTCCACAGCTACTGGAATGCGGGTAACGATGATCCGGCAAAGCGCATCATCCAGGAGGGGGATGCCGAATTGACCGGAGCGCGGCTGTTCGTCGCCTCCCAGATCGGGCAGGTAATCCGCAACGGCCTCGGCATTCTCGGGGTCGAGGCGGTCGAGGAGATGTAGGAATGGCCGCAGGCGGCTACGACCAGGGCGCAGACTGGGACGAGGGCGAAGATCTCGAGCTGATCGACAGCGACGAGCGCTTGCCGTGGCTGGAAGCCGACGAGGAAGAGGGCGAGGAAGGTGGCTTTGCGACCTCGCGCATCGTCCTCATTGGCGTGCTTGCCGTCGTCCTGATCGGTGCGATCCTCGGCGGCGCCTGGTACTTTCTCGGCGGCGCGGCCAGCGAACCGCCTGCCGACGGCAGCCTGATCGCCGCTCCCGACGAGCCCTACAAATCGCGGCCCGAAAACCCGGGCGGCAAGACCTATGCCGGCACGGGCGACACCAGCTTTGCCGTGGGCGAAGGGCAGACCCGCGAAGGCCGCCTGGCCGACAAGCCCGGCAGCGCCGCCGCGCCGTCGCTCGCCACCACGCTCAATGCCGGGGACGAGCCTGCCGCCGCGCCTGCCCCGAAGCCGGAACCGCGTTCGGGCGTCGGCGTCCAGGTCGGCGCATTCCCGAGCCGCGAGGAAGCGGAAGCTGCCTGGGCTCGCCTCATCCGCCAGACCGAGGCGCTGAGCGGGGTAAGCCACCGCGTCGTCGAGGCGCAGGTCGATATCGGCAAGGTCTACCGCCTCCAGGCCGTCGCGGGTGATCGCGGTTCGGCCAACGCGCTGTGCGGCCGGCTGAAGTCCGACGGCCTGCCCTGTTTCGTGAAATAGCGCCCGGCCGGCCAAATAGGGCGCGCTTTCCACAC from Qipengyuania gaetbuli includes these protein-coding regions:
- the thrB gene encoding homoserine kinase; this encodes MAVYTHLGAEELARLIAEYDVGQLVSAKGIAEGVSNSNWLVETTQGRFILTMYERRIDTGDLPFFLGLLDHLAERDCPVPATIHDRSGGIYRLIDGKAVALIEFLPGVSPNAPTPAQARAVGAALAEVHLAAREFPLDRTDGLAPRNTLAILERCSSALASIDADLPRALEKGREVVAAWPDDLPRSVIHSDLFPDNVLMLGEQVTGMIDFYFACNGSMAYDLAVTHAAWCFDKRGERFDPAIGQALVEGYCDVRPLGDAERAALPLLAQGACLRFVASRAEDWLDTPADALVTRKDPMDFVRRWDFYVENGARVFA
- the rnhA gene encoding ribonuclease HI; the protein is MKHVELFTDGSCKGNPGPGGWAALLRMGRHEKEMSGGEPHTTNNRMEMTAAIRGLSALIEPCKVDIYTDSKYLIDGITKWVHGWKKRGWVNASKKPVMNAELWHDLIEVTARHHVEWYWVRGHSGHPENERVDALANQAADRAAAGEGS
- the ispH gene encoding 4-hydroxy-3-methylbut-2-enyl diphosphate reductase; translation: MNAPFPSTAAGNDPRLPLKLLIAAPRGFCAGVDRAIEIVERALQKYGAPVYVRHEIVHNRYVVDSLKAKGAIFVEELDEVPDDAPVVFSAHGVPKSVPAEAERRKLLYVDATCPLVSKVHRQAERQIEKGQHILFIGHAGHPEVIGTMGQVPEGQITLVETVEDVADLPFTQNDDLSFLSQTTLSVDDTREIIEALQDRYPQIVAPKAEDICYATSNRQAAVKEIAGGCDLVLVIGAPNSSNSLRLVEVAERMGTDSRLIQRAEDIQPEWLEGVATLGLTAGASAPEKLVREVVDRLSDWRQVSEEIITTAEENMVFKLPRQLTE
- a CDS encoding SPOR domain-containing protein; translated protein: MAAGGYDQGADWDEGEDLELIDSDERLPWLEADEEEGEEGGFATSRIVLIGVLAVVLIGAILGGAWYFLGGAASEPPADGSLIAAPDEPYKSRPENPGGKTYAGTGDTSFAVGEGQTREGRLADKPGSAAAPSLATTLNAGDEPAAAPAPKPEPRSGVGVQVGAFPSREEAEAAWARLIRQTEALSGVSHRVVEAQVDIGKVYRLQAVAGDRGSANALCGRLKSDGLPCFVK
- the argS gene encoding arginine--tRNA ligase — its product is MADMQTLHASFAAKIDAVLNALEMEGQLPSGTDRSNVTVEPPRDPSHGDLATNAAMVLAKQAKTNPRALAELIVDHLTREPDIVEASIAGPGFINLRLADTAWLRELSAIAAMGADYGRSAMGGGQKVNVEYVSANPTGPMHMGHCRGAVVGDALAGLLEFSGHEVIREYYVNDAGGQVDVLARSAHLRYREALGEDIGEIPEGLYPGEYLKPVGKTLAAEFGGKYAAAPEGEWLVLFRQKAVAAMMDMIRADLALLGINHDTFASEAELQAAGKPEDAEKWLREHGFVYDGVLEAPKGKAPPEDWEPVELPLFRSTRFGDDQDRPIKKSNGAWTYFGADLAYHLQKAEKADALIDIWGADHAGTVKRIKAAVAALSEGQGQPIPFDVKLVQMVNLMRDGEPVKMSKRSGTFVTLADVVEEVGKDVVRFTMLTRKPEAQMEFDFAKVVEASKDNPVFYLQYAHARIRSTLRKAGVEPSDAHLGRLGADELALVREAAQFPRIVEAAARAREPHRIAFFLGDLAAAFHSYWNAGNDDPAKRIIQEGDAELTGARLFVASQIGQVIRNGLGILGVEAVEEM